The Candidatus Eisenbacteria bacterium genome has a window encoding:
- a CDS encoding helix-turn-helix domain-containing protein: MRMKRSKQFLRPADLAPLLGLSRSRIYQMVGAGSLPAIRNGRAIWIPLAAWEVWLARTRDRALGSLSLEEEKRP, translated from the coding sequence ATGCGAATGAAGAGGAGCAAGCAGTTTCTGAGGCCGGCCGACCTGGCCCCCTTGCTCGGCCTCAGTCGGAGCAGGATCTACCAGATGGTCGGCGCCGGCTCTCTGCCGGCCATACGGAATGGCCGAGCAATCTGGATCCCGCTTGCAGCCTGGGAGGTCTGGCTAGCGAGGACGCGGGACCGCGCACTCGGATCGCTGTCGCTGGAGGAAGAGAAGCGACCGTGA
- a CDS encoding recombinase family protein, with protein MKAAIYLRVSTEEQRERQSIATQREFAERYCSLHEISITDAYSDDGVSGTIPLEQRPEGSRLLQDARSKCFDAVLVYKLDRLGRDPRMLLNAFNDLEVLGIQLLSMTEAFDTDSPAGRFMRTILSGVAGLERDNIVQRSIEGTNRLARQGAWLGGIVPYGYRVEGKHKDARLVISEDPLPGLPLSEAGVIRLIYKMSAEDGKSCIAIAGHLNRLRVPPAYVRDSRLVLRGKRKQTTSGIWRPSRVRNLIVNSTYKGLHEYGKRSKKARDIIRRSVPALVSEETWKQAQQTLKRNYIFSTRNARRKYLLRGLMKCGLCGLTYVGTAYPSAGGTKRVYYVCIGKQSGRGTYGLQGRKCPSKAIAGNIEDLVWRDVEGFLRNPGAVLKQLADQIEGTVGESASMKIDADQMKQALRDKDNERDRVLGLYRRGRIDEPTLDRQLDEIAVEREALIDEINRLDRATESAMTTEARLRSTADLLRELNHRLDQPLTWELKRQIVEVLVEAVRVDTIEEDGKRDTRATVTYRFCTPEVSIEDRTGGRAKLEVPPGRLGELSLHHKADGGKENEDQDPEGDRHPSRKGKIAPPGHRVPACAASEPPSSRWTSRKQMRETPPGPTSIPRTADLQACASELW; from the coding sequence ATGAAGGCTGCAATCTACCTCCGCGTCTCGACAGAGGAGCAGCGCGAACGCCAGAGCATCGCAACACAACGGGAGTTTGCGGAGCGTTACTGCTCACTCCATGAGATCTCGATTACGGATGCCTACTCTGACGACGGCGTGAGCGGCACGATCCCCTTGGAGCAGAGGCCAGAGGGATCGCGTCTTCTTCAGGATGCGAGGTCCAAGTGCTTCGATGCGGTTCTCGTCTACAAGCTCGATAGGCTAGGTAGAGATCCGCGCATGCTTCTCAACGCCTTCAATGATCTCGAGGTCCTGGGCATTCAACTGCTTAGCATGACAGAAGCCTTCGACACCGATAGTCCTGCCGGTCGCTTCATGCGCACGATCCTGTCCGGAGTGGCTGGTCTCGAGCGGGACAACATAGTCCAACGCTCCATCGAGGGTACCAATCGGCTCGCCCGCCAGGGCGCGTGGCTTGGCGGGATCGTGCCGTACGGGTATAGGGTCGAAGGGAAACACAAGGATGCGCGACTCGTGATCTCCGAGGATCCCCTCCCGGGGCTCCCCTTGTCCGAGGCTGGCGTGATCCGGCTCATCTACAAGATGTCGGCGGAAGACGGGAAGTCCTGCATTGCCATCGCGGGGCATCTGAATCGTCTTAGGGTACCCCCCGCCTACGTGCGGGACTCTCGGCTCGTCCTGCGCGGGAAGCGCAAGCAGACCACCTCAGGCATCTGGCGTCCTTCGCGCGTCAGGAATCTGATCGTCAACTCGACTTACAAAGGACTCCACGAGTACGGGAAGCGATCGAAGAAAGCACGCGATATCATCAGACGGTCCGTTCCGGCCCTGGTCAGCGAGGAGACCTGGAAACAGGCACAGCAGACGCTGAAACGAAACTATATCTTCAGCACGAGAAACGCGCGCCGGAAGTACCTGCTTCGTGGGTTGATGAAGTGTGGCCTTTGCGGGTTGACCTACGTCGGCACGGCCTACCCTTCCGCAGGAGGAACCAAGAGGGTCTACTACGTCTGCATCGGAAAGCAGAGCGGGCGTGGGACCTACGGCCTCCAAGGAAGGAAGTGCCCATCCAAGGCCATCGCGGGCAACATCGAGGACTTGGTCTGGCGGGATGTCGAGGGTTTCCTCCGGAATCCCGGAGCCGTGCTGAAGCAGTTGGCTGATCAGATCGAAGGAACGGTCGGGGAATCCGCTTCCATGAAGATCGACGCCGACCAGATGAAGCAGGCTCTCAGAGACAAGGACAATGAGCGCGATCGGGTCCTCGGACTCTACCGCCGTGGACGGATTGACGAGCCGACCCTAGACCGGCAACTGGATGAGATCGCGGTGGAGCGTGAAGCTCTCATCGATGAGATCAACCGCCTTGATAGGGCTACCGAGAGCGCGATGACAACGGAGGCCCGTCTGCGATCTACCGCCGACCTGCTCCGGGAACTGAACCACCGTCTGGACCAACCTCTTACCTGGGAGTTGAAACGCCAGATCGTGGAAGTCCTGGTCGAGGCCGTCCGGGTCGACACCATCGAGGAGGACGGCAAGCGGGACACTCGGGCGACCGTGACGTACCGATTCTGCACGCCTGAGGTTTCAATTGAGGATCGCACGGGTGGCCGTGCGAAGCTCGAGGTGCCGCCGGGCCGCCTGGGTGAGCTGTCGCTCCATCACAAGGCTGACGGCGGAAAGGAGAACGAGGACCAGGATCCCGAAGGCGATCGACATCCGTCTCGCAAGGGGAAGATAGCGCCGCCCGGTCATCGAGTCCCCGCGTGCGCCGCATCGGAACCGCCGTCGTCGAGGTGGACTTCGCGGAAGCAGATGAGGGAGACTCCGCCCGGGCCGACGTCGATCCCGCGGACGGCAGACCTCCAGGCGTGCGCGAGCGAGTTGTGGTAG